Proteins encoded within one genomic window of Anopheles gambiae chromosome 3, idAnoGambNW_F1_1, whole genome shotgun sequence:
- the LOC133394078 gene encoding E3 ubiquitin-protein ligase RNF12-B-like, with amino-acid sequence MKADVDMDMKLIPKPIPIPDPITEPIPILDLIPEQILKPIPIPELVPKLISIPEPIAELISIPDLILEPNPKSISEPISMPNTILEPISEPIPIPRLTPEPIPKSIPILELFPMPIPISEPIAELIPMPDLIPEPIPKPMPEPISEQNPKLILELISGINSGADSKKLRISYHS; translated from the exons ATGAAAGCGGACGTGGACATGGACATGA agctgatcccgaagccgattccgattcctgaCCCAATtacggagccgattccgattctagATCTAATTCCGGAACAAATTttgaagccgattccgattccagagctgGTCCCGAAgctgatttcgattccggaaccaattgcGGAGCTTATTTCGATTCCAGATCTAATTTTAGAACCAAATCCGAAGTcgatttcggaaccaattTCGATGCCGAATACAATTCTTGAGCCAATTTccgagccgattccgattccaagGCTAactccggaaccaattcctaagtcgattccgattctagAGCTGTTCCCGatgccgattccgatttcggaaccaattgcggagctgattccgatgCCGGATctaattccggaaccaattccgaagcCAATGCCGGAACCAATTTCGGAGCAGAATCCGAAGCTAATTCTGGAGCTAAtctccggaatcaattccggagccgattccaaaaAACTTCGAATTTCCTATCACTCTTAG
- the LOC1275426 gene encoding U4/U6.U5 tri-snRNP-associated protein 1 isoform X2, with protein sequence MREKLKERKEKRAIEEKLKRLKTLGEEDDVDDLKNWVAKTRDKDRLKKEAEERARLLDQLDEELVSGGADLDPSGGRAGPSRRGDAGPSKGAYRDRDLEGLRVEHDVEAFTEGRQVILTLKDADVLDEAAGDTLVNVNMIDDERYKRNVENRKANPQHYGYDVYCQDEVDEFGMPKQREVLGKYNEEIEGDHRKSSFVIGSNAEQEAQERRRLLEIKTKLEKKKLDSLETTPLTLVSDYFTETELSTFKKPKKKVRKMRQKLRADDLLATLPAEESTADLGSRSRRQERSAGERSSTTGSEDRKSLRARAAGILLTDDTPALSEDLSSVKLDDALEDDEDLQAALQKARRLKQKEAIISKALPIDPERIKSEIKEEPDSGGEQADHHGAMLLNSTAEFCRTLGDIPTYGTAGNREEDPNDMMDFERDSASDREGMESDPEEGPSTSSRRHHHHHGSQHSGAWNSVNTEQEQDDTREVKVEEVAILDEEPDVALSVAGALKLAQSKGYLEREESNRPSNARFAHLQAQNYSIEDKNYGEENDKYSRRDRYAGPITEFKEKETFKPNVKLEYIDDSGHLLTPKEAFRYLSHKFHGKGPGKNKVEKRLKKSEQEGLMKKMSSTDTPLGTLNMLQAKQKETQSPFIVLSGTKQNTSIIKQQKR encoded by the exons ATGCGCGAAAAGCTGAAGGAGCGGAAGGAAAAGCGCGCGATCGAGGAAAAGCTGAAGCGGTTGAAGACGCTCGGAGAGGAGGACGATGTGGACGATCTGAAGAACTGGGTAGCGAAGACACGGGACAAGGACCGGCTTAAGAAGGAGGCCGAAGAGCGGGCCCGCCTGCTGGACCAGCTGGACGAGGAGCTGGTGTCGGGCGGGGCGGATTTGGATCCGTCCGGAGGACGGGCGGGACCATCGCGACGGGGAGACGCCGGCCCGAGCAAAGGAGCGTACCGTGACCGCGATCTGGAGGGATTGCGGGTCGAGCACGACGTGGAGGCGTTCACCGAGGGCCGGCAGGTCATACTGACGCTGAAGGATGCGGACGTGCTGGACGAGGCGGCGGGCGACACGCTCGTGAACGTGAACATGATCGACGACGAGCGGTACAAGCGCAACGTGGAGAACCGGAAGGCGAACCCGCAGCACTACGGCTACGACGTGTACTGCCAGGACGAGGTGGACGAGTTCGGGATGCCGAAGCAGCGCGAAGTGCTCGGCAAGTACAACGAGGAGATCGAGGGCGACCACCGCAAGAGCAGCTTCGTGATCGGCTCGAACGCGGAGCAGGAGGCGCAGGAACGGCGCCGGCTGCTCGAAATCAAGACCAAGCTGGAGAAGAAAAAGCTCGACTCGCTGGAAACGACCCCGCTCACGCTGGTGTCCGATTACTTTACCGAGACGGAGCTGTCAACGTTCAAGAAGCCGAAGAAGAAGGTGCGCAAAATGCGCCAGAAGCTGCGGGCGGACGATCTGCTCGCCACGCTGCCCGCCGAAGAGAGCACGGCCGATTTGGGTTCGCGCTCGCGGCGTCAGGAGCGATCGGCCGGGGAGCGTTCATCGACAACCGGGTCGGAGGATCGCAAAAGCTTACGAGCGCGGGCCGCCGGTATACTGCTGACGGACGACACGCCCGCCCTGTCGGAGGATCTGAGCTCGGTCAAGCTGGACGATGCGCTCGAGGACGACGAGGATCTGCAGGCGGCCCTGCAGAAAGCGCGCCGGCTGAAGCAGAAGGAAGCGATCATCTCCAAAGCGCTGCCGATCGACCCGGAGCGGATCAAGAGCGAGATCAAGGAGGAGCCGGACAGTGGCGGAGAGCAGGCCGATCATCACGGCGCGATGCTGCTCAACTCGACCGCCGAGTTTTGCCGCACGCTGGGCGACATTCCCACGTACGGTACGGCCGGCAATCGCGAGGAGGACCCGAACGACATGATGGACTTTGAGCGGGACAGTGCCAGCGATCGGGAGGGTATGGAGTCGGATCCGGAGGAGGGTCCATCCACGTCGTCCCgtcggcatcatcatcaccatggATCGCAGCACAGCGGTGCCTGGAACTCGGTCAATACGGAGCAGGAGCAGGATGATACCCGGGAGGTAAAGGTGGAGGAGGTGGCGATCCTCGACGAGGAGCCGGACGTGGCACTCAGTGTGGCGGGCGCGCTCAAGCTGGCCCAATCGAAGGGTTACCTCGAGCGGGAGGAAAGCAACCGTCCGAGCAATGCGCGGTTCGCCCACCTGCAGGCGCAGAACTACTCGATCGAGGACAAAAACTACGGCGAGGAGAACGATAAGTACTCGCGGCGCGATCGCTACGCCGGCCCGATCACGGAGTTCAAGGAGAAGGAAACGTTCAAGCCGAACGTGAAGCTGGAGTACATCGACGATAGCGGGCATCTGCTGACGCCGAAGGAAGCGTTCCGCTACCTGTCGCACAAGTTCCACGGCAAGGGCCCGGGCAAGAACAAGGTGGAAAAGCGGCTCAAGAAAAGCGAACAGGAGGGG TTGATGAAAAAGATGAGCTCCACCGACACACCGCTCGGTACGCTGAACATGCTGCAGGCGAAGCAGAAGGAAACACAGTCCCCATTCATTGTGCTGAGTGGAACGAAGCAGAACACAAGCATCATCAAGCAGCAGAAGCGTTAG